The following are encoded in a window of Oncorhynchus masou masou isolate Uvic2021 chromosome 17, UVic_Omas_1.1, whole genome shotgun sequence genomic DNA:
- the LOC135558844 gene encoding guanylate kinase-like isoform X2: MRDYNKEKAMAGPRPVVLSGPSGAGKSTLLKNLLKEYEGVFGFSVSHTTRSARPGEENGKDYHYVTREYMQASIDKGEFIESAVFSGNMYGTSKASVQAVKDKNLICILDIDMQGVRAVKTTDLNPIYISIQPPSMNILEKRLRDRNTESEESLQKRLDAAQVDMEISKEPGIFDIVIVNDNLDDAYGKLKDALIEEIKKVQKNNLS, translated from the exons ctaTGGCAGGACCCAGGCCAGTGGTGCTGAGTGGCCCGTCAGGGGCTGGGAAGAGCACGCTGCTCAAGAACCTGCTCAAGGAGTACGAGGGCGTGTTTGGCTTCAGCGTCTCGC ATACAACAAGGAGCGCTCGTCCTGGTGAAGAGAATGGCAAAG ATTACCATTATGTTACAAGGGAGTATATGCAGGCCAGCATCGACAAAGGGGAGTTCATTGAGAGCGCAGTGTTTTCGGGGAACATGTACGGGACGAGCAAGGCCTCGGTGCAGGCCGTTAAAGACAAGAACCTGATCTGCATCTTGGACATCGACATGCAGGGCGTTAGGGCTGTCAAGACGacagacctcaaccccatctacaTCTCGATCCAGCCTCCGTCCATGAACATACTG GAGAAACGTTTAAGGGACAGAAATACTGAGTCAGAGGAGAGCCTCCAGAAACGTTTAGATGCTGCTCAGGTGGACATGGAGATAA GCAAGGAACCTGGCATATTTGACATTGTCATTGTCAATGATAATCTTGACGATGCCTATGGGAAGTTGAAAGACGCCCTTATTGAG GAAATCAAAAAAGTTCAGAAAAACAACTTGTCTTAA
- the LOC135558844 gene encoding guanylate kinase-like isoform X1 has translation MYMRHFFRLFSAMAGPRPVVLSGPSGAGKSTLLKNLLKEYEGVFGFSVSHTTRSARPGEENGKDYHYVTREYMQASIDKGEFIESAVFSGNMYGTSKASVQAVKDKNLICILDIDMQGVRAVKTTDLNPIYISIQPPSMNILEKRLRDRNTESEESLQKRLDAAQVDMEISKEPGIFDIVIVNDNLDDAYGKLKDALIEEIKKVQKNNLS, from the exons ctaTGGCAGGACCCAGGCCAGTGGTGCTGAGTGGCCCGTCAGGGGCTGGGAAGAGCACGCTGCTCAAGAACCTGCTCAAGGAGTACGAGGGCGTGTTTGGCTTCAGCGTCTCGC ATACAACAAGGAGCGCTCGTCCTGGTGAAGAGAATGGCAAAG ATTACCATTATGTTACAAGGGAGTATATGCAGGCCAGCATCGACAAAGGGGAGTTCATTGAGAGCGCAGTGTTTTCGGGGAACATGTACGGGACGAGCAAGGCCTCGGTGCAGGCCGTTAAAGACAAGAACCTGATCTGCATCTTGGACATCGACATGCAGGGCGTTAGGGCTGTCAAGACGacagacctcaaccccatctacaTCTCGATCCAGCCTCCGTCCATGAACATACTG GAGAAACGTTTAAGGGACAGAAATACTGAGTCAGAGGAGAGCCTCCAGAAACGTTTAGATGCTGCTCAGGTGGACATGGAGATAA GCAAGGAACCTGGCATATTTGACATTGTCATTGTCAATGATAATCTTGACGATGCCTATGGGAAGTTGAAAGACGCCCTTATTGAG GAAATCAAAAAAGTTCAGAAAAACAACTTGTCTTAA
- the LOC135558844 gene encoding guanylate kinase-like isoform X3, whose product MAGPRPVVLSGPSGAGKSTLLKNLLKEYEGVFGFSVSHTTRSARPGEENGKDYHYVTREYMQASIDKGEFIESAVFSGNMYGTSKASVQAVKDKNLICILDIDMQGVRAVKTTDLNPIYISIQPPSMNILEKRLRDRNTESEESLQKRLDAAQVDMEISKEPGIFDIVIVNDNLDDAYGKLKDALIEEIKKVQKNNLS is encoded by the exons aTGGCAGGACCCAGGCCAGTGGTGCTGAGTGGCCCGTCAGGGGCTGGGAAGAGCACGCTGCTCAAGAACCTGCTCAAGGAGTACGAGGGCGTGTTTGGCTTCAGCGTCTCGC ATACAACAAGGAGCGCTCGTCCTGGTGAAGAGAATGGCAAAG ATTACCATTATGTTACAAGGGAGTATATGCAGGCCAGCATCGACAAAGGGGAGTTCATTGAGAGCGCAGTGTTTTCGGGGAACATGTACGGGACGAGCAAGGCCTCGGTGCAGGCCGTTAAAGACAAGAACCTGATCTGCATCTTGGACATCGACATGCAGGGCGTTAGGGCTGTCAAGACGacagacctcaaccccatctacaTCTCGATCCAGCCTCCGTCCATGAACATACTG GAGAAACGTTTAAGGGACAGAAATACTGAGTCAGAGGAGAGCCTCCAGAAACGTTTAGATGCTGCTCAGGTGGACATGGAGATAA GCAAGGAACCTGGCATATTTGACATTGTCATTGTCAATGATAATCTTGACGATGCCTATGGGAAGTTGAAAGACGCCCTTATTGAG GAAATCAAAAAAGTTCAGAAAAACAACTTGTCTTAA